Proteins encoded together in one Cicer arietinum cultivar CDC Frontier isolate Library 1 chromosome 4, Cicar.CDCFrontier_v2.0, whole genome shotgun sequence window:
- the LOC101502640 gene encoding microtubule-binding protein TANGLED: MVARTTPPKQRKTLASLNPLLIKETLNKVDQCVARLQELQYTVTGGAKVVSGVNLSPRSTRGYLRTSLRCKQESLRIKNGGTRKSPTGKFPSPPNTGEWKRMSLPAMLVGETLGEILQASQFAREIVSAVGVKTPSKENPKTPMSQRSRSKLNLENTQLKARRNKEKQAKLQNDGSPPSLQKARSRITFKVSPPKVREFDRENNKYLSSANRVSPRNRPWAKKTVLFPNPLFLSTHSSSSQSQQQQFCKTRSPIISRNKGTTTTTTTVTPHKFLIKSPPSKNSKFQVQIKSTNVSISPTRLASFSKNSPKRSAASKFRRSFSPSRLANRLVSPLRSKKSTQKSDVFVSGLKQRPASTMQFPTRRI; this comes from the exons ATGGTTGCGAGAACAACCCCACCAAAGCAGAGGAAAACTTTAGCTTCCCTCAACCCTCTTCTCATTAAAGAAACACTCAACAAG GTGGATCAGTGCGTGGCTCGGCTACAAGAACTTCAATACACTGTAACTGGTGGAGCCAAGGTGGTTTCAGGGGTCAATCTCAGTCCTCGAAGCACCAGAGGTTATCTCAGAACTAGTCTCAGGTGCAAGCAAGAATCACTCAG GATCAAGAATGGTGGCACAAGGAAATCTCCAACGGGGAAGTTTCCCTCTCCACCAAACACAG GTGAATGGAAGAGAATGTCTTTGCCTGCAATGCTTGTAGGAGAAACTCTAGGAGAAATTTTACAAGCTAGTCAATTTGCAAGAGAAATTGTTTCAGCAGTTGGTGTGAAAACTCCCTCCAAGGAGAACCCAAAAACTCCAATGTCACAAAGGTCAAGAAGTAAATTAAACCTTGAAAACACACAACTCAAGGCTAGAAggaataaagaaaaacaagctAAACTACAGAATGATGGTTCTCCCCCCTCACTTCAAAAAGCTCGTTCAAGAATCACTTTTAAGGTTTCTCCTCCAAAAGTTAGAGAATTTGACAGAGAAAATAACAAGTATTTGTCTTCGGCAAATAGGGTATCTCCAAGGAATAGACCATGGGCTAAAAAGACAGTACTATTCCCCAACCCTTTGTTCCTTTCAACTCATTCTTCTTCATCACAGTCACAGCAGCAACAGTTTTGCAAAACAAGGTCACCTATCATTTCAAGAAATAAAGGAACAACAACGACGACAACAACAGTAACACCACACAAGTTTTTGATCAAATCTCCACCTTCAAAAAACTCCAAATTTCAAGTCCAAATCAAAAGCACAAATGTGTCTATTTCACCTACAAGACTTGCAAGTTTCAGCAAGAATTCTCCTAAGAGATCAGCTGCGTCTAAATTTCGTCGATCTTTCTCTCCTTCAAGACTAGCAAACAGATTAGTTTCACCATTAAGAAGCAAGAAAAGTACACAGAAAAGTGATGTTTTTGTAAGTGGACTGAAACAGCGCCCAGCATCAACAATGCAATTCCCTACTAGAAGAATTTAA
- the LOC101502329 gene encoding F-box protein LysM (The RefSeq protein has 1 substitution compared to this genomic sequence), giving the protein MGCCCDEDDGDILRRLINSSSTTETLPPPPSNSTVISPMNSHFSALSSADTLQIIFEKLPIPDLARASCVCRLWNSVASQRDIVTRAFLAPWKLKDVLGNPLSGSFWRDNSLAKFAISHRIMRGDSVASLAVKYSVQVMDIKRLNNMMSDHGIYSRERLLIPISNPDILIKRTCFIELDVYAKREVAVLYPDDVPDVKSTYVSNRISSEESNKKVLDSLKRSMQVDSETAQYYWSVSNGDPRAALAEFSSDLQWGRQVGHS; this is encoded by the exons ATGGGTTGTTGCTGCGATGAAGACGACGGCGATATTCTCCGCCATCTCATCAATTCTTCATCCACCACCGAAACCCTACCTCCACCCCCTTCTAATTCAACAGTTATCTCACCGATGAATTCTCATTTCTCGGCACTATCCTCCGCCGACACCCTCCAAATCATCTTCGAGAAGCTTCCAATCCCGGATCTCGCCCGTGCGAGTTGCGTGTGCCGACTCTGGAACTCGGTTGCCTCTCAAAGGGATATCGTTACCAGAGCTTTCTTAGCACCATGGAAATTGAAGGACGTGCTTGGAAACCCGCTCTCTGGAAGCTTCTGGAGAGACAACTCACTTGCGAAATTCGCAATCTCGCACCGAATTATGCGTGGCGACAGCGTTGCCAGCCTTGCCGTGAAGTACTCCGTTCAG GTGATGGACATAAAACGATTGAACAACATGATGAGCGATCATGGCATATACTCAAGGGAAAGGCTATTAATTCCTATTAGTAATCCTGATATTCTTATTAAAAGAACCTGCTTTATTGAGCTGGATGTTTACGCTAAACGAGAAGTTGCAGTGTTATATCCTGATGATGTACCGGACGTAAAGAGTACCTATGTATCAAACAGAATATCCTCAGAAGAAAGCAACAAAAAGGTGCTTGATTCCTTGAAGAGAAGCATGCAAGTCGATAGTGAAACTGCTCAATACTACTGGTCTGTTTCAAATGGTGATCCTCGAGCTGCTCTTGCTGAATTTTCCTCGGACCTTCAGTGGGGTAGGCAAGTAGGTCATTCCTAA